A part of Isachenkonia alkalipeptolytica genomic DNA contains:
- a CDS encoding DUF1788 domain-containing protein, whose product MSDILKKLDKIKPIIEDPRFLEGKGLGNEIGFYIFDYDPKEELLVRDHIRLLKEKCTKSGGETLIQEFDLYEMMLDILEDKGYLQKVFDMEKKKGTEALVKPIKNTLRLTMKNDLIVKYIKERLADDKIVFLTGVGKAWPLIRSHTVLNVLHSVIDHVPVVMFYPGSYTGRELSLFNEINDQNYYRAFQLVGE is encoded by the coding sequence ATGAGTGATATCTTAAAAAAGCTGGATAAGATCAAACCGATCATTGAAGACCCAAGATTCTTAGAAGGTAAAGGATTGGGTAATGAAATCGGCTTCTACATTTTTGATTATGACCCGAAAGAGGAACTATTGGTTCGGGATCATATAAGACTGTTAAAGGAGAAATGCACAAAATCCGGTGGAGAGACGTTAATACAGGAATTTGATTTATACGAAATGATGCTTGATATATTGGAAGATAAAGGCTACCTTCAAAAGGTTTTCGACATGGAAAAGAAAAAGGGTACGGAAGCTTTGGTAAAACCGATTAAAAACACTCTTCGCTTAACAATGAAAAACGATTTAATCGTAAAGTATATAAAAGAGCGACTAGCCGATGACAAAATTGTATTTCTAACCGGAGTAGGAAAAGCCTGGCCTCTCATTCGAAGTCATACGGTACTGAATGTCCTTCACTCGGTGATTGATCATGTACCTGTGGTAATGTTTTATCCAGGTAGTTATACCGGTCGAGAGCTCTCACTGTTTAATGAAATAAACGATCAGAATTATTATCGTGCCTTTCAGCTGGTTGGGGAATAA
- the brxC gene encoding BREX system P-loop protein BrxC, which produces MKLHKMFNKEIDRDIKGVIKIGQEDDENVYQELEEYVVTRELDRHFSRFFDAYKEGIGDYTDKMGIWISGFFGSGKSHFLKILSYLLKNRTVNGKKAVEYFTDKIDDPMVMADITRAGNVSSDVILFNIDSKSDSDTKSDKELIVKVFNKVFNEMQGFSGASPWLADLERLMTKEGTYGAFKSKFEEINGEPWEEMRDEYYFIEDDIVEALTLTTKMSEDAARNWFNKAQDSYSLSVEKFANKVKEYIEAKDQEHHVIFLVDEMGQYIGEDSNLMLNLQTVVEDLGTYCGGKAWVVVTSQQAIDSISSKVRGNDFSKIQGRFNTRLSLSSGNVDEVIKKRILAKSEPAEETLELIYNEKEAVLNNLITFSADTAEMKTYKNAEDFVSVYPFIPYQFNLLQSVFTAIRRHGASGKHLSEGERSLLSAYQETAVQVKDEEAGVLVPFSSFYETIETFLDHDVRTVMIHAEDNDRLNSFDVEVLKLLFLIKWVEEIPANIENLATLLVKNIDDDKIEIKKAIEQSLGKLIRETLIQKNGQEYIFLTNDEQDVNRQIQEIQVDIKEVIKEIGEEIFTGIYGENKFKYNHKYHFSFNKIIDDRHIANPHHEFGIKIITPYFDMGGALTEQEMKMMSSRENNLIIKLPEDTAAITEMEEVKKITTYLQRKGGQTGNTSIDEIKIRKGRERTERSERVKHLLTEALREAEFYVNSQKLDMKTKSPKERINEGLKAVVNNIYNKLSYVKAFVESNKDLHDLLFNDENQIEFFGEDKKNGNHLAEDEVRRYVYLAKERSMAITAKTLMEHFSKLPYGWLDNDIRGILIALLRKEEIRFQLGSEYIQSKDDNLITYLTKKEYTDRLVIEKRDKVNLKHLQIAKELGKDLFGYASLPDDEDGLMVRLKELAKEELGEINNLLVRYEQRKDYPYPGRRILEDGEALLKEILEIKEPAGFYRKLVDLEEELLDYSDDVKEVKGFFNNQKEIFDKAAEKLKIYHANETYVTDQELIDLVKKIEDIVTDRTPYTRIKELPNLSNEFVEGYTDLLEKEAKPIKVIIDEKESIVLEELESSEFKETLEKPCKEKFKSLRSRLESAQNFHEVIAKKDEADRIKTACLKELDKKKEEARKEREKVDEVPKVKPGEKTPPPYKPAPPKQKKRISAVELFNTVQEIETEEQVDELVDNIRKTLKEELKNNTKITFS; this is translated from the coding sequence ATGAAACTGCACAAGATGTTTAATAAAGAGATCGATCGTGATATTAAAGGTGTTATAAAAATCGGACAGGAAGACGATGAAAATGTCTATCAGGAGCTGGAAGAGTATGTGGTTACTCGAGAGCTGGATCGGCACTTTAGTCGTTTTTTTGATGCTTATAAAGAAGGTATCGGCGATTATACGGATAAGATGGGGATCTGGATTTCCGGTTTCTTCGGCTCCGGTAAATCTCACTTTTTAAAGATCCTTTCCTATCTGTTAAAAAACCGAACCGTAAACGGCAAGAAAGCCGTGGAGTATTTTACTGATAAGATTGATGATCCCATGGTGATGGCGGATATTACAAGAGCCGGCAATGTCAGCTCTGATGTAATATTATTTAATATCGACTCTAAATCCGATTCCGATACCAAAAGTGATAAAGAACTGATTGTGAAAGTCTTTAATAAAGTTTTTAACGAAATGCAGGGATTCTCCGGAGCCAGTCCATGGCTTGCGGACCTGGAGCGCTTAATGACCAAGGAAGGAACTTACGGGGCTTTTAAAAGCAAGTTCGAAGAAATTAACGGTGAGCCCTGGGAAGAAATGCGGGATGAATACTATTTCATTGAGGACGATATCGTAGAAGCCTTAACCCTTACCACAAAAATGAGCGAAGATGCTGCACGTAATTGGTTTAATAAGGCTCAGGACAGTTATTCCTTAAGTGTGGAAAAATTCGCGAACAAAGTAAAAGAATATATTGAAGCAAAAGATCAAGAGCATCATGTAATCTTTCTGGTAGATGAGATGGGTCAGTATATCGGAGAAGACAGCAACTTAATGCTAAACCTACAAACCGTAGTGGAAGATCTGGGTACGTACTGCGGCGGAAAAGCTTGGGTGGTGGTTACTTCTCAACAGGCCATCGACTCTATCAGTAGTAAGGTTAGAGGCAATGACTTTTCCAAGATTCAAGGACGGTTCAATACCCGTCTCTCATTATCCAGTGGTAACGTGGACGAGGTTATTAAAAAACGTATTCTTGCCAAAAGTGAACCGGCTGAGGAAACCCTGGAGCTGATTTATAATGAAAAAGAAGCGGTCCTAAACAACCTAATTACCTTTAGTGCCGATACGGCTGAAATGAAAACCTACAAAAATGCGGAAGACTTTGTATCGGTCTATCCTTTTATACCCTATCAGTTTAATTTATTACAAAGTGTATTCACGGCGATCCGTCGTCATGGAGCCAGCGGAAAACACCTGTCGGAAGGGGAGCGGTCCTTACTTAGTGCCTATCAAGAAACCGCCGTTCAAGTAAAAGACGAAGAAGCAGGCGTACTTGTACCCTTTTCTTCCTTTTATGAAACCATAGAAACCTTTTTGGATCATGATGTTCGTACCGTGATGATCCATGCAGAGGACAACGACCGATTAAACAGCTTCGATGTGGAAGTATTAAAGCTGTTATTCCTAATTAAATGGGTGGAAGAAATTCCGGCCAATATTGAAAACCTTGCAACCCTTCTTGTGAAAAACATTGATGACGATAAAATCGAAATTAAAAAGGCTATTGAGCAGTCCTTAGGGAAGCTCATTCGAGAGACCCTAATTCAGAAAAATGGCCAGGAATATATTTTTCTTACCAATGACGAGCAGGATGTAAACCGACAAATCCAAGAAATTCAGGTGGATATTAAGGAAGTCATTAAAGAAATCGGGGAAGAGATTTTCACTGGAATCTACGGGGAAAATAAATTTAAGTATAACCATAAGTATCACTTTTCCTTTAATAAAATCATTGATGATCGACACATCGCCAATCCTCACCATGAATTTGGCATCAAGATCATCACTCCCTATTTCGATATGGGTGGGGCTTTAACCGAGCAGGAAATGAAAATGATGTCCTCCAGGGAAAATAACTTAATCATTAAACTGCCGGAAGACACTGCTGCCATTACTGAAATGGAGGAAGTGAAAAAAATCACCACATATCTTCAACGAAAAGGCGGACAAACAGGGAATACCAGCATTGATGAAATTAAAATCCGAAAGGGACGTGAACGAACCGAACGTAGTGAGCGGGTAAAGCACTTATTAACCGAAGCCCTACGAGAAGCGGAATTTTATGTGAACTCGCAAAAACTGGATATGAAAACCAAAAGCCCGAAAGAACGGATCAATGAAGGGTTAAAAGCCGTTGTAAACAATATCTATAATAAACTAAGCTACGTTAAAGCATTTGTGGAAAGCAATAAGGATTTACATGACCTGTTATTTAATGATGAAAACCAAATCGAATTTTTCGGTGAAGACAAAAAAAATGGCAATCACTTAGCCGAGGATGAAGTCCGTCGCTACGTATACCTGGCTAAGGAAAGAAGTATGGCGATAACGGCAAAAACCTTAATGGAGCATTTCAGCAAACTTCCTTATGGGTGGCTGGATAACGATATTCGGGGGATTTTAATCGCACTCCTACGAAAAGAAGAAATCCGCTTTCAGCTGGGAAGTGAATACATCCAATCGAAGGACGATAACCTGATTACCTACCTAACGAAAAAAGAGTATACCGATAGACTGGTCATTGAAAAACGGGATAAAGTCAACTTAAAACATCTGCAAATAGCAAAGGAACTGGGAAAAGACCTCTTCGGGTATGCGTCACTACCCGATGATGAAGATGGTTTAATGGTACGGTTGAAAGAACTGGCGAAGGAAGAACTTGGTGAGATCAATAACCTTCTTGTTCGCTACGAACAGCGAAAAGACTATCCCTACCCGGGACGAAGGATTTTGGAAGACGGAGAAGCCCTTCTTAAAGAAATTTTAGAGATCAAAGAACCCGCCGGATTTTACCGAAAACTGGTGGATTTAGAAGAGGAACTGCTAGATTACAGTGATGATGTAAAGGAAGTAAAAGGGTTTTTCAATAACCAAAAAGAAATTTTTGATAAAGCGGCGGAAAAGCTTAAGATTTATCATGCCAATGAAACCTATGTTACGGACCAAGAACTAATCGATCTGGTAAAGAAAATTGAAGACATAGTTACGGATCGTACCCCCTATACAAGGATAAAGGAATTACCAAACCTTTCCAATGAATTTGTCGAGGGCTATACGGACCTATTGGAAAAAGAAGCAAAACCGATAAAAGTCATTATCGATGAAAAAGAAAGCATTGTTTTGGAGGAGTTGGAATCCTCAGAGTTTAAGGAAACCTTGGAAAAACCTTGTAAAGAGAAATTTAAGAGTCTTCGAAGCCGATTGGAATCCGCACAAAACTTCCATGAAGTAATTGCGAAAAAAGATGAGGCTGATCGCATTAAAACCGCTTGTTTAAAAGAATTGGATAAGAAAAAAGAAGAAGCTCGAAAAGAACGGGAAAAGGTAGATGAGGTCCCGAAGGTAAAGCCCGGAGAAAAAACGCCTCCTCCCTATAAGCCGGCACCACCAAAACAGAAAAAACGAATCAGTGCCGTAGAACTGTTTAACACCGTACAGGAAATAGAAACCGAGGAACAGGTGGACGAACTGGTGGATAACATTCGCAAAACACTAAAAGAAGAACTTAAAAATAATACCAAGATCACATTCTCCTAG
- the pglX gene encoding BREX-1 system adenine-specific DNA-methyltransferase PglX, whose amino-acid sequence MNKTAIKNFAVRARRQLIEEVSQKAYEVGIEEGKTHEIQDFAGGFRIKGRENGRVFKDFEKSQRKKLIEKLSEKGYEQLIEEVAYTWFNRFIAIRFMEINEYLPSKTRVLSSEEKGKTEPDILTHALQINLDVENEDKHRKKIFELEETGDREDLYKYLLVKQCNQLGKIMPQVFEQIGDYTELLLPDKLLAEGSVVRDLVTSIEEYDWMIEVSGEKDEEDNGEHGIEIIGWLYQYYISEKKDEVFAGLKKNQKITKENIPAATQLFTPKWIVKYMIENSLGRLWLESHPDEELQKSFKYYLEGAEQEPEVQAQLDELKDPNLDPETITVLDPAMGSGHILVYAFDVLYDIYQKQGYNERDIPKTIIERNLYGLDIDDRAGQLASFALLMKGRSRNRRFFRDQVKLNVCAIQESNGIPKEAIEYLVSPKNTELEKLIRKEDVEYLVSVFKDAKECGSILKVKPIDFDAIERRVGELKNETPTDFYELRYRDLLIEKVEPLIKQAKIMSEKYDVVCTNPPYMGKKGMDSKLQTYLNDSFPDTKSDLFASFIEKGFYLSKMNGFNAMVTMQSWMFLSTFENFRNKVLQNYSILTMTHMANMVMGIAFGTAATIFRKNISKVRGIYQYVELKDIKNNEPKKFPIKDHRYNETESVKFKMIPGSPIAYWASDQTRKIFSNGESLGNIAEPRQGLATGENNKFLRFWSEINIKKAGFDCESRTEAKESQLRWFPYNKGGSFRRWYGNNEYLVNWEQDGIEIRNFKDKSGKLRSRPQNMEYYFRESITWSFVSSSYFGVRYCPPGFLFDVGGSSVFPKKKDINYLLGFLSGKLAYEFLRIQNPTLNFQVGNISRLPIIWPERENKRQEIDNIVNENISISKADWDSFETSWDFQIHPIMEQKESNHITLAFSNWSDFAEKQFYVLKENEEELNRIFIEIYGLEDELTPEVEDKVVTVRKADKEKDIKSLISYAIGCSFGRYSLDEEGLQYAGGNFDQHFKEEDENWMINTDEGWKESSIPLVKTNIAPIIDGDYFEEDLLERLVQFVKVSFGEEALDENLEFIADALGKKKTETPREAIRRYLLKDFYKDHVRIYKKRPIYWQFESGKQGAFKALIYMHRYDPYLVARLRTEYLHPLQKKYQAEAYQIDDLMTNEETSKSEIGKLRKQKETLLKKIDELKVYDQAIGHVANQKIDFDLDDGVKVNYEKFQGVEIPQGEGKKPLKENLLTKI is encoded by the coding sequence ATGAATAAAACTGCCATTAAAAACTTTGCCGTAAGGGCAAGACGACAATTAATTGAAGAAGTTAGTCAAAAGGCCTATGAAGTGGGAATTGAAGAGGGAAAAACCCATGAGATTCAGGACTTCGCCGGAGGTTTTCGGATTAAAGGACGGGAGAACGGACGAGTATTTAAGGACTTCGAAAAATCTCAACGAAAAAAACTGATAGAAAAACTGAGTGAAAAAGGGTATGAGCAGCTGATTGAAGAAGTTGCTTATACCTGGTTTAACCGTTTTATCGCCATTCGTTTTATGGAAATCAATGAATATCTTCCATCCAAAACAAGGGTCTTATCCTCAGAGGAAAAGGGAAAAACGGAACCGGATATCCTAACCCATGCTCTTCAAATTAATTTGGATGTGGAGAATGAAGATAAACACCGAAAGAAAATTTTCGAATTGGAAGAAACAGGAGATAGAGAGGATCTTTACAAGTATTTATTGGTAAAGCAGTGTAACCAATTAGGGAAAATTATGCCTCAAGTATTTGAACAAATTGGAGACTACACCGAACTCCTTTTGCCGGATAAACTTCTAGCAGAGGGTTCGGTTGTTCGTGATTTGGTTACCAGTATTGAAGAGTATGACTGGATGATCGAAGTAAGCGGCGAAAAAGATGAAGAAGATAACGGAGAGCATGGAATAGAGATTATTGGATGGCTCTATCAGTATTATATTTCGGAGAAAAAGGATGAGGTTTTTGCAGGGCTGAAGAAAAATCAAAAGATTACAAAGGAAAACATTCCTGCTGCAACCCAGTTATTCACACCTAAATGGATTGTAAAATACATGATTGAAAACTCTTTAGGTAGATTGTGGTTAGAATCACACCCGGATGAAGAACTTCAAAAGAGTTTTAAGTATTACCTAGAGGGAGCCGAGCAGGAGCCGGAGGTTCAAGCACAATTAGATGAGCTTAAAGATCCAAACCTTGATCCTGAAACCATTACAGTTTTAGACCCTGCCATGGGAAGTGGACATATTTTAGTGTATGCCTTTGATGTGCTATATGATATTTATCAAAAACAAGGGTATAATGAGCGGGACATACCAAAAACCATCATTGAAAGAAATCTTTATGGCCTAGATATTGACGATAGGGCAGGACAACTGGCGTCATTTGCCCTACTTATGAAAGGGAGAAGCAGGAATAGAAGATTTTTTAGAGATCAGGTGAAACTTAATGTTTGTGCTATTCAGGAAAGCAATGGGATTCCTAAAGAAGCTATTGAATATTTAGTGAGCCCGAAAAACACAGAACTGGAGAAACTGATTCGTAAAGAGGATGTAGAGTATTTGGTATCAGTTTTTAAAGATGCAAAAGAGTGTGGGTCTATACTTAAAGTGAAACCTATTGATTTTGATGCAATAGAAAGAAGAGTTGGTGAACTTAAAAATGAAACACCTACGGACTTCTATGAGTTGCGATATAGAGATTTGCTTATTGAGAAAGTAGAGCCTTTAATTAAGCAGGCTAAGATTATGAGTGAGAAGTATGATGTAGTTTGTACGAATCCGCCATATATGGGCAAAAAAGGTATGGATTCAAAGTTACAAACATATCTAAATGACTCATTTCCAGATACAAAAAGTGATTTATTCGCTTCATTTATTGAAAAAGGGTTTTATCTAAGTAAAATGAATGGTTTTAATGCTATGGTGACAATGCAATCATGGATGTTCCTTTCTACTTTTGAAAATTTCAGGAACAAAGTATTACAGAATTACTCAATTTTGACTATGACGCATATGGCAAATATGGTTATGGGTATTGCATTTGGTACAGCTGCAACAATATTTAGAAAAAACATTAGTAAAGTAAGAGGGATATATCAATACGTAGAATTAAAAGATATCAAAAATAATGAACCAAAAAAGTTTCCGATTAAGGATCATAGATACAACGAAACAGAATCTGTTAAATTTAAGATGATTCCTGGTAGCCCAATTGCTTATTGGGCAAGTGATCAAACTAGAAAAATTTTTTCCAATGGAGAATCATTAGGGAATATTGCTGAACCTAGACAAGGTTTAGCAACAGGTGAAAACAATAAATTTCTTAGATTTTGGAGTGAAATTAATATTAAAAAAGCTGGTTTTGATTGTGAATCTAGAACTGAAGCTAAAGAAAGTCAATTAAGATGGTTTCCTTATAACAAAGGTGGGTCTTTTAGACGGTGGTATGGAAACAATGAATATTTAGTCAACTGGGAGCAAGATGGAATTGAAATCAGAAATTTCAAAGATAAATCTGGAAAATTACGGTCAAGACCTCAGAACATGGAATATTACTTTAGAGAATCAATTACCTGGTCATTTGTAAGTTCATCATACTTTGGTGTACGTTACTGTCCTCCAGGATTTTTGTTTGACGTTGGGGGTTCATCGGTGTTTCCTAAGAAAAAAGACATAAATTATTTATTAGGTTTTTTATCAGGGAAACTTGCATATGAATTTTTAAGAATTCAAAATCCAACGTTGAATTTCCAAGTGGGAAATATCAGTAGGTTGCCAATAATATGGCCTGAAAGAGAGAATAAAAGACAGGAAATTGATAATATTGTCAATGAAAATATATCAATATCCAAAGCTGACTGGGATTCTTTTGAAACCTCCTGGGATTTTCAAATACATCCAATCATGGAGCAAAAGGAAAGCAATCATATTACTTTAGCTTTTTCTAACTGGTCAGACTTTGCTGAAAAACAATTCTATGTGTTGAAAGAAAACGAAGAGGAACTCAACCGGATCTTCATCGAAATCTATGGTTTGGAAGATGAATTAACCCCCGAAGTCGAAGATAAAGTTGTAACCGTACGAAAAGCTGATAAAGAAAAAGATATCAAATCCCTTATTTCTTACGCCATCGGTTGTTCTTTTGGCCGTTACTCCTTAGATGAAGAAGGCCTTCAATATGCAGGTGGAAACTTTGACCAACATTTCAAAGAAGAAGATGAAAATTGGATGATTAACACAGACGAAGGATGGAAAGAATCCAGCATCCCATTAGTAAAAACCAATATCGCGCCGATCATTGACGGTGATTACTTCGAAGAAGACCTTTTAGAACGGTTAGTACAGTTTGTGAAAGTCAGTTTCGGAGAAGAAGCTTTGGATGAGAATTTAGAGTTTATTGCCGACGCTTTAGGAAAGAAAAAAACAGAAACGCCACGGGAAGCGATTCGTCGCTACTTACTAAAAGACTTTTATAAAGATCATGTGCGAATCTATAAAAAGCGACCGATTTATTGGCAGTTTGAATCCGGTAAGCAGGGAGCTTTTAAAGCCCTTATCTATATGCATCGCTACGACCCTTACCTTGTGGCAAGACTTCGAACCGAGTATCTTCATCCGCTGCAGAAGAAATACCAAGCAGAGGCTTATCAAATTGATGACTTAATGACAAATGAAGAAACCAGTAAGTCGGAAATTGGAAAGCTTCGAAAACAAAAAGAAACGTTACTGAAAAAGATTGATGAACTGAAAGTGTATGACCAGGCTATTGGTCATGTGGCAAACCAAAAGATTGATTTCGATTTGGACGACGGAGTAAAAGTAAACTACGAAAAATTCCAAGGGGTGGAGATTCCTCAAGGGGAAGGTAAAAAACCTTTAAAGGAGAACCTTTTGACAAAGATCTAG
- the pglZ gene encoding BREX-1 system phosphatase PglZ type A: MNLTEVQKKLEESFQQKIPRGGSRSIIFWYDEEKEFVEDIPKLELQGGKVLILEDNNAFSIKYTLEKEDPTSNYLIYSPMAKPSNRDNWLMDILKYSSEFFTDKASLIMRELGVEEEHLTPVFKKHTTFFNNQERYRKFQSYNISIQDEEDLEIGILAALTKADFPKLDEVMKALLIEESQSTDKTMVEIRKFGDEEALWKLIEKYYGYHREEKTMESFITMLLVTHFSYTTGEKIPETWETYLSTKPNDVLVFVNQLMNDRSFKTGYDQMAVNVEEAINFKEYMNQWKIEELAKQDTFKGIDEGVVQWIARNLTENVGEYDRYRKVINQRRKTHWFSHFEITYETLYYALSFLEKIKSIEDAFVETTAEAMMENYEKSYYFVDQCYRKFYFHYDQLEDKELLSSLKDLIENTYNQGFLKKLSYLWPKLYEKDLLNGQELPAYNKQQHFYQKEVAPLVDSGDRVFVIISDALRFEAAKELEVKINKELRGTTKLKGLQGVIPSATNLGMASILPGKALSYKEDKGYVIDGVSTEGTENRTAILQNANSESIAMLGKDLLEMKKQEYKDVFKGKKLIYIYHNIIDAFGDHAATEREVFAGVEKAFDEIVLLTKNLVNHVSATNIIVTADHGFIYRRSPLMEMDKIQKGKLDSGKILENKRRYILAKEELHLDDTVSISMDHLLQEPKGLQAIVPKGDFRFKVPGSGANFVHGGLSLQEIFIPMIQFKNIRKDEYKAKKVRVSLTNITRKVTNRIFNLDFFQEEPIDEKKLSVSLKIYFIDEHGERISNENIIIADSRSKKPEERTFKEKFTLKNKTYDKAKTYYLVMEDEEEKVEKIYEKIPFSIDLLINDDFGF; the protein is encoded by the coding sequence ATGAATCTTACGGAAGTACAAAAGAAGTTGGAAGAGTCCTTTCAACAAAAGATCCCCAGGGGAGGGAGTCGAAGCATCATCTTTTGGTATGATGAAGAAAAGGAGTTTGTAGAAGACATTCCGAAACTGGAACTGCAAGGGGGGAAGGTGTTAATACTGGAAGATAATAATGCCTTTTCCATTAAATACACACTGGAGAAGGAAGACCCTACATCCAACTATCTGATTTATTCCCCTATGGCAAAACCCAGTAATCGGGATAATTGGTTGATGGATATTTTAAAATACAGCAGCGAATTTTTTACCGACAAAGCCTCTCTGATTATGCGAGAACTGGGAGTGGAAGAGGAACACTTAACCCCTGTATTTAAAAAGCATACGACTTTTTTTAATAATCAGGAAAGGTACCGAAAATTTCAAAGTTATAATATTTCCATTCAAGATGAGGAAGATCTGGAAATTGGGATTTTAGCAGCGCTTACGAAAGCAGATTTTCCAAAACTGGATGAAGTTATGAAAGCGTTACTGATAGAAGAGAGTCAAAGTACCGATAAAACGATGGTGGAGATTCGAAAATTTGGAGACGAAGAAGCCCTCTGGAAATTAATTGAGAAGTACTACGGTTATCACCGGGAAGAAAAGACTATGGAATCTTTCATAACCATGCTTTTGGTTACCCATTTCTCTTATACCACCGGAGAGAAGATCCCTGAAACTTGGGAGACTTATCTATCAACCAAGCCTAATGACGTATTGGTTTTTGTCAATCAATTGATGAATGACCGCTCTTTTAAGACGGGTTATGACCAAATGGCAGTAAACGTGGAAGAAGCGATCAATTTTAAGGAATATATGAACCAATGGAAGATTGAAGAACTGGCAAAACAGGATACGTTTAAGGGTATTGATGAAGGGGTTGTTCAGTGGATCGCTCGGAATCTTACTGAAAATGTAGGAGAGTATGATCGGTACCGAAAAGTGATCAACCAACGAAGGAAAACCCATTGGTTCAGTCATTTTGAAATTACCTATGAAACCTTGTATTATGCATTATCTTTCTTAGAAAAAATAAAAAGCATTGAAGATGCTTTTGTAGAGACCACCGCGGAAGCCATGATGGAGAACTACGAGAAAAGCTACTACTTTGTGGATCAGTGTTATCGAAAGTTCTATTTCCATTACGACCAACTGGAGGATAAGGAGCTTTTAAGCAGTTTAAAAGATCTTATCGAAAACACGTACAACCAGGGATTCCTGAAAAAACTTTCCTATCTCTGGCCGAAGCTATATGAAAAGGATTTATTAAATGGACAGGAGCTTCCGGCTTATAATAAGCAACAGCATTTTTATCAAAAAGAAGTAGCTCCCTTAGTGGATAGCGGTGACCGGGTATTTGTGATTATTTCTGATGCTCTTCGGTTTGAAGCTGCTAAGGAATTGGAAGTTAAAATTAATAAAGAATTGCGGGGGACAACGAAGTTAAAAGGGTTGCAAGGCGTTATCCCCTCCGCTACGAATCTAGGTATGGCAAGTATTCTTCCGGGGAAAGCACTGTCTTATAAAGAAGACAAAGGGTATGTGATTGACGGTGTCAGTACGGAAGGTACGGAAAATCGGACAGCAATTCTACAAAATGCGAATTCAGAAAGTATCGCTATGCTCGGAAAAGATCTGTTGGAGATGAAAAAACAGGAGTATAAGGATGTATTTAAAGGGAAGAAATTAATCTATATCTACCATAATATTATCGATGCTTTTGGGGACCATGCAGCAACGGAACGGGAAGTTTTTGCCGGTGTAGAAAAAGCTTTTGATGAAATCGTACTACTTACGAAAAACCTTGTAAATCATGTTTCTGCAACTAATATTATCGTTACGGCAGATCACGGTTTTATCTACCGGCGATCCCCGTTGATGGAAATGGATAAAATTCAAAAAGGAAAATTAGACAGCGGGAAAATACTGGAGAACAAACGACGATATATCTTGGCGAAGGAAGAACTGCACTTAGACGATACAGTAAGCATCTCTATGGATCATTTGCTGCAAGAACCTAAAGGGCTACAAGCTATCGTACCAAAGGGAGACTTCCGATTTAAGGTACCGGGAAGTGGAGCGAATTTTGTACATGGAGGTCTGTCCCTACAAGAAATCTTTATTCCGATGATCCAGTTTAAAAACATCCGTAAAGATGAGTACAAAGCAAAGAAAGTACGGGTAAGTCTTACAAATATCACACGAAAAGTAACAAACCGAATCTTTAATCTTGACTTCTTCCAGGAAGAACCCATCGATGAGAAAAAACTATCGGTTTCACTAAAAATATACTTCATTGATGAACATGGAGAGCGTATCTCCAATGAAAACATCATCATCGCCGATAGCCGATCAAAAAAACCTGAAGAACGAACCTTTAAAGAGAAGTTTACCCTAAAGAATAAAACGTATGATAAAGCCAAAACCTATTATTTAGTTATGGAAGACGAAGAAGAGAAAGTGGAAAAGATTTATGAGAAGATACCGTTTTCAATAGATTTGCTGATTAATGATGATTTTGGGTTTTAA